The following DNA comes from Flavobacterium sp. N3904.
CTTTAGAAGAAAAAAAGCCTTTACATATTGTTTATCGAATAACTCATAAAAACGGTTCTACAATTTGGGTCGAAGAATTTGGAGATTCGATTATAAAAAATGGTGATATTGCTTTTATGGAAGGAATACTCATTGATATTACCGAAAAGAAAAACAACGAATCCATTGTGAAGGAAAAAGAACTGGCCGAAGCTGCAAACAAAGCCAAATCTGAGTTTCTTGCCAATATGAGCCATGAAATAAGAACTCCATTAAACGGTATTATTGGTTACACTGATTTGTTGATGAATTCAAAATTGGAAAATTTTCAAAAACAATACATGAATACCATCAATCAATCTGCCAATATATTGATGGAAGTCGTAAATGATATTCTCGATTTTTCAAAAATTGAGTCGGGAAAACTCGAACTCAATATAGAAAAACATTCTATTTCAGATATCATTGTACAAATTAAAGAATTGATAAACTATCAAGCCAATGCAAAAAATCTGGAAATAAACTACATCATTAACGAGGATGTACCCAAATACATCTGGGTAGATTATATTCGATTAAAACAAGTTCTTATTAATCTTCTGACCAATGCAGTAAAGTTTACAAATAAAGGCAAAATCGAACTTACAATTTCTACTTTGGAAACAAAGAAAAACTGTACTCAATTGCGTTTTTCTGTAAAAGATACCGGAATCGGAATTAGAAAAAGTAATCAAAAAATCATATTTCAAGCCTTTTCACAAGAAGATAGTTCCACAACAAAAAAGTTTGGTGGTACCGGTTTAGGATTGACTATTTCAAACCAATTATTGGGTTTAATGGGTAGTAAATTACAAATTAGCAGTCAATTCAATGTAGGAAGTACCTTTTTCTTCGATGTAAAATTAAAAAGTTCCAATAAAGTTAAAATCTCTGATGACATAGAAAATTACAATTCCCCAATTTATGAAGACCGAAAAATAAGTTTGAAAAATGAAAGCCCCAAAATACTAGTTGTAGAAGACAATAAAATCAATATGCTCTTGACCAAAACATTATTGAAGCAAATTATTCCAAAAGTTATTATTTATGAATCAGAAGATGGAGAACAGGCGATTTCAAAAGTTATAGAAATAAATCCGGACCTAATTTTGATGGACATACAAATGCCTTTAAAAAATGGATATGAAGCAACAAAAGAAATTCGTAAATTAGACCAATCAAAAGACGTAATTATTGTGGCTTTAACTGCTGGCACAGTAGTGGGGGAAAGAGAAAAATGCATAGCGGCTGGCATGGATGATTATGTTTCGAAACCAATAATAAAAAAAACACTTGAGGATATATTAGAAAAATGGTTGAAACCTTAAAAAACAATTTATCATGAAATGGATTGGCAGAAGACAAAGCGAAAATGTAGAAGACCGTAGAGGTATGTCCTCAGGCGGAAAAACAATTGTAGGTGGCGGAATAATTGGCATTATTATTTTACTTGTAAATGCGTTTGGAGGCGAAAATGCTCAAATGATTACACCGATATTAGAACAATTCAACCAGCAGCAAACTACACAGACCGAAACTAGGCCTTTGACCGAAGCAGAAAAGGTCGAAGGAGAATTTGTCAAAACACTAATGGCAGATAATGAAGATGTTTGGAAAAAAATATTTGAAGAGAATAATTTGACTTTTGAAGCTCCCAAACTGATACTTTTTAGTGGTCAAGTTCAAACGGCTTGTGGTGGAGCCAGCTCAGCTTCAGGACCTTTTTACTGTCCTGGAGATCGAACCATTTATATGGATATGACATTCTTTGATGAACTTCGGACAAAGTTTGGTGCTGAAGGTGGAGATTTTGCTGTTGCATACGTAATGGCACATGAATTTGGTCATCACATTCAAACACTACTTGGAACTTCTGGAAAAGTACGTCAATTACAAGAAAATAAAAGCGAAACTGAGGGTAATAAACTTTCTGTAGCTCTTGAATTGCAAGCCGATTTTTATGCTGGTCTTTGGACGCATTACAATGAAAACCAAAATGCAATGCTGGAAGAAGGAGATATTGAAGAAGCTTTAAGTGCTGCAAATGCTGTGGGTGACGATGCCATTCAGAAAAAAATGCAAGGACAGGTAGTTCCTGATTCTTTTACTCACGGCACGTCACAACAAAGAATGGATTGGTTCAATAGAGGTTTTGAAACCGGTGATATCAAACAAGGAGATACTTTTTCGGAGTTGAATTAAAACCAGATCTAAGTCCCTTTTTTCAAAAAAAAGTAAAATCCCAGCCGTGATTTGTTACGAATCAAAACAACTTACTATTTGTCTTTAAATAAACAAAGCGACATAATCAAAGGTACATCGAATAAATTAGCACTACCTTTGCACCAAATTAAAGAAGTACTCTAAATAATGGGGCTTACTTCCTAAACACTATTTATGTCATTCAACTCATTAGGCTTATCTGATGCTTTACTAAAAGCCATCAGCAAAAAAGGATATACAACTCCTTCTCCAATACAACAAAAAGCAATTCCGCCGGTCTTAGAAGGCAAAGATGTATTGGCATCTGCGCAAACAGGAACAGGAAAAACAGCAGGCTTTACATTACCTATTTTACAACTATTATCGCAAGGAAAACACCTAAGTCATAGACCAATTCGTGCCTTAATTTTGACGCCGACAAGAGAACTAGCGGCACAAATATTAGCCAATATAAAGGAATACAGTGAATTTTTAGATATACGCAGCGCAGTCATTTTTGGTGGCGTAAACCAAAACCCACAAGTGGCTCAATTACGTCAAGGTGTTGATATTCTTGTCGCCACTCCAGGCCGATTAATCGATTTGCAAAATCAAGGTTTAATATCACTTTCAAAAGTAGAAATATTAGTTTTGGACGAAGCCGACCGCATGTTGGACATGGGTTTCTTGCGAGATATTGAACGCGTCATGAAAGTATTGCCTCCAAAAAGACAAAACTTGATGTTCTCGGCAACCTTCTCCAAAGACATTAAGAAATTGGCAATGGGCATCTTGCACCATCCAGTTCAGGTTGAAGCCACGCCCGAAAACACAACAGTTGACGCTATTATTCAAAAAGTATACCCTGTTGCCAAAGAGAAAAAAACAGAATTGATCATTAAATTGATAACAGATGGCAATTGGAAACAGATTTTGGTGTTTACCCGTACCAAGCAGGGCGCCAACAAACTGACCGAAAGCATGATTAGCGCTGGTATTAAAGCAGCAGCGATTCATGGTAATAAAGGTCAAGGTGCAAGAACTAAAGCCTTAGCCGGTTTCAAAAACGGAAGCCTAACCGCTTTGGTCGCTACCGATATTGCCGCTCGAGGTTTGGATATTCCGCTATTGCCACACGTTATTAATTTTGAATTGCCCAATATTCCCGAAGATTACGTTCACCGAATCGGCAGAACAGGAAGAGCGGGTGCAAGTGGAGAAGCTATTTCTTTATTTAGCCCAGACGAAACTGTTTTTTTACGCGATATAGAAAAATTGGTAGGTCTCAAATTGCCCAAAGAAAACATCAAAGGTTTTGAGCCAGACCCGAACGCATCAACCGAACCCATTAAACAAGGCCAAGGAAGACAACAACGCAATTCAACTCCCAAAAAAACAACTACTACAAATTCTAGCAGAAGTGGTAACAATAGCTTTGGTCCGAGACGTCCAAGTCAAAATAATGACAGACGTTCTAATAGATAATTTCATCTAAGAAATTGGAGTTTTATTATTTTTCAGGAGCAACATATTTTCGTTTCTTTTGAAAATCCCTCCCGCTATACACTATAATCTTGTGGTGGCATAAATGCCCGCCACCACAAGGATTTTCGTTTCTATCGGGGCTAAAACACACGAATATGGTTCTTTCAAATTTTCTAAAAAATTATAATCAAAAATTAGGTTAAATTATCACCCCAACCACCCATCACGATCCAAACTACGATATTGAATCGCTTCGGCAATATGTCCCGAAACTACATCAGGTGCTGCATCCAAATCAGCGATAGTTCTGGCAACTTTCAGAATTCTGTCATATGCGCGAGCCGAAAGATTCAGTCGTTCCATAGCCGTTTTTAATAATTCTTTGGAAGCATCATCCAACGCGCAATATTCCCGAATGTGTTTGGTGTTCATTTGGGCATTGTAATGAATGTGATCCATTTCTTCAAATCTTTTGGACTGGATTTCACGGGCTGATGTAACTCTTTTTCGAATATCTACACTACTTTCTGCTTTTCGGTCATCGGATAATTTTTCGAAAGGAACGGGTGTCACTTCAATGTGAATGTCAATTCTGTCCAATAAAGGACCCGAAATCTTACTCAAATACCGTTGCATTTCATGGGGTGAAGACGTTTGTGGCGAATCGGGATCATTGAAAAAACCTGACGGACTCGGATTCATACTCGCCACCAACATAAACGACGAAGGATAGGTCACCGTAAACTTGGCTCTGGAAATCGTTACTTCGCGATCCTCAAGTGGCTGGCGCATGACTTCCAAAACATCCCGTTTGAATTCGGGTAATTCGTCTAGAAACAAAACGCCATTGTGTGCCATTGATATTTCGCCCGGTTGGGGATAGCTCCCACCACCGACCAAAGCCACATTCGAAATAGTATGGTGTGGACTTCTAAAAGGCCGCTGATTCATCAGCCCCACTTCCTTCAACTTACCCGCTACACTATGGATTTTGGTAGTTTCCAGCGCTTCCCGCAAAGTCATGGGTGGCAAAATACTCGGCAGTCTTTTGGCCAGCATTGTTTTTCCGGCTCCAGGAGGACCAATCAAAATAATGTTGTGACCGCCAGCGGCAGCAATTTCCATGCAACGCTTGATGCTCTCCTGCCCTTTCACATCTGAAAAGTCAAATTCTGGAAAGTCCAATGTTTTATAAAACTCTGCTCTGGTGTCTATCGTTGTAGGCTCAAGTATTCCTTTTCCTTCAAAGAAATCGATCACTTCCTGTACATTCGAAACCCCATATACATCAAGTCCAACAACAATAGCCGCTTCCTTTACATTTTGAATGGGAAGAAAAAAACCTTTAAAACCTTCTTCTTTGACTTTTATGGCGATTGGCAAAGCACCACGAATGGGTTGCAAACTGCCATCAAGGGACAATTCTCCCATGATGATGTATTTATCAATTTCATCGGCTTGAATTTGGGCAGAAGCGACAAGAATTCCAATGGCCAAAGTCAAATCATAGGCTGATCCTTCTTTTCGTAAATCGGCAGGCGCCATGTTGATGGTGATTTTCTTGCCCGGCATGGCATAACCGTTATTCTTGAGAGCCGCAGCAATACGATAACTACTTTCTTTGATAGCATTGTCTGGTAATCCTACCAAATGATAGCCGATTCCTTTGTCCATATTCACTTCTACAGTGATAGTGGTAGCTTCAACTCCAAAAACGGCACTTCCGTAAACTTTAATTAGCATATACAATAGTTTGCCTTAAATGTAAAAACATTTTTACTTTAAACCTAAAACAATCATCTAAATTCTTACTTATGTAATATTTCAATGCTTTTAAATATTGAAAATTAGGAATAAACCAACCCAATTTGTTTTCGAACTTCATCCACAATTGCAATAAGATCCAAACTATTTTGATGTGACCAGAGATCACTTTCAATTCTTCCTGCTCGAATACAAGCATGGCATTCCTCAATTTCGTAAGTATAGCCTTTTCCAAGAGTTGGCCTTTTGAATTTTTCTTTATGATCGTCCTGAATTAAAGTATATGATTCGGTCATAAACCAAGGAGAGTTGAGATTAATTCGGCCTTCTGTGCCACTTATTGAAGCTTTTAGATTGGACGATGACAAAAAACTGGAATGCAATATTGCCTGTGCCGATTCGTACTGCAAAATAATGGATGTTTGCAAATCGGCACCAGAGGAATGAAAGTTGGATTTGGCTACAATTTCTTTAGGTATTCCCAAAATCAAATAGGCCAAAAACAACGGATACACACCTACATCCATCAAGGAACCACCACCCAATTTTATGTCTGTCATTCTGTTTCCTTCGAGGTTTTTTACAGCAAAAGCAAAATCGGCATTGACATATTTTACTTCACCTATAAGTCCGTTTTGAACATGTAATAATGCTTCGCGCACCGAAGGATTAAATCGGGTCCAGAATGCTTCCATGAAAAATTTGTTGTATTGCTTGGCGGTGTCAATCATTTGAAAAGCATCCTGATAGTGCAACGCTATCGGTTTTTCGCACAACACATGTTTGTTGTTTTGCAAAGCTTTGATAGTAAGTGCTGCATGGGAATCGTGTGGAGTTGCTATATAAAGAATATCGATACTTGCATCCTGAAAGAGTTCGTCATAGGAACCATATGCTTTTTGACATTCAAAACGGTTCGCAAAACCCAAGGCTTTGTCCAAATTTCTGGAAGCAACAGCACAAAGTTCAGCCGATTCGACCAATTGCAATTCAGCGGCAAATTGTTCGGCGATATGTCCCAAACCTACAATTCCCCATTTTATATTACTACCATTACCCATTGATTAAAAGATTTTAAAGCTAATAAGCGTTTTTTTTTACATATAAGTCACATAAGTTTATTTAAACCAAACCGCTTTGCCCTCATTAATAGTTTATAAATATACCCATAATTCCAATTCATTTTATAACCCAAAAAATTGAAAAGTAAATATAGTGATTTAGAATAAAATGAAGACTTACTTATCGTTTATGCCAATTTTCATAAATCCCGCAAGAATATATTTTAATACAAAAGGATCATTCAGTGCATTCAAATCCTTGAAAGCTTTGTTGGTAACCACATCCTCTGAGTTTTTTTCGGGAAAACACAACACTATCGTTTTCACCAGTTCGTTGTTGCTTTTTCGTTCTTTGTAGACAACCGCTATACCTCGATTCTTGTTGTCGCTTTTGGTGCTGAAATTTACAAATTGCAAAGACGCATTGATGCTGTTTGATTTCTTGACTGTACTGCCGGTCAAATCATTGGTCACGTAATCAAAATCAACTTGGTCAGACAAATAGTGATTCAGAATATAATCATAATCTTCCTGCCGCGTCTGGCACGAAACCTTCTGACAGGGGAAAACAACCAATAGGCCCAACAATAGGATTGCTTTTTTCATTAGAATATGAATTGGGGTACATCCTGATACGATAAATTTTTAGCAATCACAGTTACCGTGATATTATAACTTCTACTTTTGTTGACCCAGACGGTGTAGGAACCTACAGGTACGGCATTGAAAAAATAAAAACCATACGAATCGGTAATTGTACTGTTTCGTAAGACCCATTGATTGCCCACCGGTTTGGCGCCGTCATAAACATACAGATCGACATTGGCCGAAACCAATGGCACTTTCTGCTGATTTATAACCTGCCCCCTGATATTGGTTGCCTGCCCAAATATACAGGCACTTGCCAGTAAAGCGATACTAAGAAATAAATGATGTGGCTTCATGTTATTTATTTTTAGTTATACAATCTATTCAGGATTGGAAAAATTTGGCATTGAGGTAAATGTTCCGCTCGAATTGGAACCTATAGCTTCCTGGTCGTACACCTGTTTGACTTCCGTAAGCCTTACTTTGCCCAGATTGACTGTTCTTTTTTTGTAATTGAATGCAACCGAATCGGGACTCAATGTTTTGATTTGCGATACAAAACCCCGGTAAGTAAAACTAATTTTGGCGTCATCATCTGTATAATAGACTGGGAAACTCACCTCGTCGAGATGTTTGTAGTTGTAATTGTATTCAGGACTTGTTTGTATCAACAAATTGTTTTTGAGACTGTCTACCGTAATTCTGCTGCATTTTATATACTGATCACCTTCTTTGGTTTCGAGGGAAACTTTTGCCTTAACAATCCAGATCGAATTATTGTAAATGGATGCATTAATATTTTTTTGAATATCGAGTATAATAAAATAACCAATAGTGACAACCACCAGATAGGCCGCAAAAGCCCCAGTTGTATTGATAGACAACACGCCCCAAACACCACTGGCGCCCACCTTGGTATCGGGAAAATTTTTGTAAATGATAAAGGCAGGAATTAGCGGAACCAACACGTACATCAGGTACAGTATAAAACCATAAATGATAGGAATGGAAGACGAAGATAAAAAGGGGTTTGATGTGTCCATAAAGTTGCTTTTTAATTCTTTTTTTTAGGGGCAAAAAAAATATAAGTTTATGACAATCAAATATATATAAAAAAATTAATACAACAAAACATAAACTTTTATTTGTTGCAAATTGGTTTAGCACGCTATTTTGGGAATAAGACTGTTGCTAAAACCGAAAAAATTGCAGCTTGTATTGGTATCAAAAATTGCAAATAATCGTTTTTATTTCATTTTTTTCTTACGCCTTAATTAATCCTTACACGATTTGCACAAAAAAGACCGTATCACGGCATTATTTTTGCTTCGAACTCCTAATTTTGCTGGGTTTAGCATAAAATCAGCCCAAACAAATAAAAATACTACTTTGTAGGTTTCTAACTATTATTTCCTATATTTGAAGAAGGGTCTTTCGTGGCATTTATCAAGTCAAATTAACCCAATTTGGGTATGTATGATGGACTGATTTACACATATACAATAGTTATAAGCAATTTCAGGAAATAACGATTAATCAATTTATGACAAACAACATCGAAAAAATTTATTCGGATTTCATAATAAACTTTGAGAACAAATCAGATTTTGTAATTGACTTCTATGAAAAAAACTCCATTTATTTCAATAATATAAAACAGTTTAAAGACAAAAAGGAACTTTCATTATATATTGAAATGCTTTGCAAATACGCAGAAGCAATTTATCAAAAAAATCGCTATAATTTAACCCTTGACATAATCGCCAAAAAACTACTTTTTATTGACAATGAAATACAAAGACTAAACGCAGCTGAAATTATGGATTGTAGATATTACAGTTTGCTATTTGTCAAAGGAATGTCCAGTTATTATCTAAAAGACTATAAGACAGCGACACCTATTTTTAAAGAATTAGTTCATATTGACAATCAAAATGACCTTTATAAAAAATGGTTAACATATTCAAAATATGGTCTAAACTTATGGCTTGTAAAGATGATTAATATAGTATGCGGAGGATTTGTATTGATACAAATGGTTTTCGATTCACAAATTAATAATTATTTTAGTATAGTTTTATTGGTAATTGGGCTTTTAGGACTTTTGACAAACTGGAGTTATGAATATTATATTGGTCGAAATTTCCGAAAGGCAAATGAAAATTGAAAAAGAAACTGCTTGTAACTGCTACAACGGATTAGGGTAATTGGCTTAATGGTAATTTGGTTTTGCATCATTGGCCCAAAACGGAAAACGAATTCAAAAACAAGTTTGTAATTTTAAAAAAACAGAATACCAATTGCTGAATGAAATATACACTACAAGGACAAGAAACAGAAAGATTACAATTTAGGTTTCTACAAATTGAGGATTTTGATGTATGGATTAAATTATTTGAAGATACTGAAGTTTGTCGGTTTTTGGGCGTTGACAAAATCGAAACTCCCAACGAAAGATGTAGGCTTTGGTTTGAAATGACACTCGAGAGATATAAAAAAGATTTAGGAGGAGCAAACGTATTATTGGATAAGGCAACAAACAAAATTATTGGTCAAAGCGGACTTATAGTGCGAGAAATTGAGGGAAAACAAGAAATTGAAATAGCCTATTCTATTTTGCCGGAATATAGAAATAAAGGATTTGCATCAGAATCAACCAAAAAATGCAAAGATTTTGCATTTGAGAATAATTTTTCGCAAAGCTTAATTTCAATAATTAATACTGAAAATTGTAATTCTGAAAAAGTAGCCCAAAAAAACGGAATGAAAAATGATAAAACCATCGAGTATAATGGCATGTTGGTTAATATTTACAGAATTGATATTGCTGAATGGGAAAATAAATAAAAAGAACGACCAATAGCTACTAACGGTATTTGAGGTGAATTGGGAAATCCAAAATAGATTTTAATCAAGCCCAAAACTACTGTAGTAGCAGAAAGTTGGTAGATAATTAGATAAACAAAACACAAAAAAATCATGAAATTACTATTCTATTCCATATTATTTTTACAATTTTCATTATGCTTTTCTCAAAATTATTCTGGACAAATAACCACTAACGAAAATGACAGTTTAAATGTGCAAATTTTAATAAAAGGAGATATGATTTTCAAAAACAATAAAATATTATCAATACAAGAAAAAATAACAGTTGTAAATAATGGTGCATCAAAAGATTATTATCCAAAGGATTTAAAATCTTTCAAGATTAAAATGGAAAATGACAAAATCATAACATATGATAATATAGATAATAACATTTTTGCAGAAAGATATTATTCAAACAAAGTCAAATTATATTATAAATTAGTGAAAGTAGAAACAAGGCAAAGTCCTTATTTTGCAATTTATAGAGTGTTTTTAGTAAAAAACCCAAATCAGGAAAAAATGATTGAATTAATCCCAAATGGATTTAGTAGATTGATAACCCAAAAAGAAATGTTGAATAAATTTACTGATTGTAAAATTTCATTTGATAAAATCACAAATGATGAATTCAAAATTAGAAATGAAGAAAAATTAGTTGAATTTATTATTGACTATGAAAAGAATTGCTTCAATAATTAAAGAACATAAATAAATACTTAAGAAACCTAAAAAAATAAAAAGATTAAAAATGAAAGTAAAATTAATTATAATTTGTTTAATAATTACTCAAGCTGGATTTTCTCAACAAATCGAATTTGGTGCAAATGTTGGTTATGGATTTACTAACATCGCAAATTCTAGAATTACCGAAGGAAGAGCTGTCATTGGAAATGCATTATGGAATATTAATGAGGGCATTTCAATTGTTTATTATTTTAATAACCCACATAAAAGCCCAACAAATGGTATTCATTTTGAATTTTTAAATAGTCAAAGAGGTTCGAAAAGTGATAAGTTTTCTGATGCTGAATATAATTTCAATTCAAAATCATTCAATTTGAATTACAGAAGAGCTGGAAGTCTTGGTAATAATTTTGGAATTTATGCAGATTTAGGATTTGGTTACAACAAACTAGATAATGAGAATATTTATAAGGGAAGCGAAAATGAATTAATTGCATTTGAAAAAATAAATGAACCTCTTGTAATAAAAAATAATGAAGTAACATTTTTATATGCAATTGGAATCGACAAACTTATTCTAAAAGATAATTTTGTAATTTTTTTAGAATTTAATGGAGATGCTGGAATTTCAAAAATCAATCTAAATTCTGGGTCGTATAGGACTCAATCTATGGGGTTTTCAACTGGATTTAGATATTTAATAAAATTAAAAAAAGTAAAGTAATCGATCCACAAACAATTGCTACAATGGATTTGGTCAATTGACTTAATGAAAGTTGGGTTTGTATTTGGAAAAACTGCTTTTTGACAATATTAACCACAAAAGATAATAGCTACAACGAAAACACTTCTATTATGAAAATATTTAAATCAATTAACAAAGCGGAAGCGAGACAAACTAAATTACTGACAACAGTAATTATTATACTGACACTTTCATTTAGCAATAACACCATGGCTCAGGAAAAAAATCAAATGGTAAGATTGGCAAAAATTAATGTTGACCCATTGCAATTGGACAAGTACAATAGTGCGCTAAAAGAGCAAATGATTACAGCTGTTCGTCTTGAGCCAGGAGTATTAACATATTATGCAGTAGCTGATAAAGACGACCCTTCACACATCACAATACTTGAAATCTATGCTGATACTGCCGCATATCAAGCACATATCACAACAAGTCATTTTAAGAAGTATAAAGAAACCGTTAAGAATATGGTTAAATCTTTAGAGCTTGTTGATGTCAATCTAATCGCTTCTGCTAAAAAATCTGGCTCATAATTTTAAAAAAAAACGCTTACAATACTGTTACTACAAATTAGACAATTGGTTTAATGGAAAGTTGTTTTTGCTTTTATAATATGCTGTACATCCACAAAAAACGGTAACAACCCAATATAACGTAACATACTATTGCTTTTTTGTAAAACAACCAAAGCATGAAATTCTTACCTTAGTAATCGTAACTTAATTTTAAGTGTATGGAAACTAAAACAATATGGGCAAATCTGGCCTCAAGCGACTTAGACCGAACTACCCGGTTCTACACCGAATTGGGTTTTAAAACAAATGGAAATCGCACCGAAGAATTAACGAGTTTCCTTTTTGGAAAAGGCAATTTTGTTATTCACTTCTTTGCAAAAGCAAGATTTGAAAGCAGCATAAAAAGTGAAATGGCAAATCTGGAAAAGCAAAACGAAATAATTTTTTCTATTTCGGCAGCAAGTCCGGAAGAAGTAGATCAATGGTACCTTAAAGTGAAGGAAGCAGGCGGAAAAATTTATTCGGAACCCGAGAAATTCGAAAAAGGATACACTTTTGGGTTTGCAGATCCCGATGGCCACAAATTC
Coding sequences within:
- a CDS encoding neutral zinc metallopeptidase; its protein translation is MKWIGRRQSENVEDRRGMSSGGKTIVGGGIIGIIILLVNAFGGENAQMITPILEQFNQQQTTQTETRPLTEAEKVEGEFVKTLMADNEDVWKKIFEENNLTFEAPKLILFSGQVQTACGGASSASGPFYCPGDRTIYMDMTFFDELRTKFGAEGGDFAVAYVMAHEFGHHIQTLLGTSGKVRQLQENKSETEGNKLSVALELQADFYAGLWTHYNENQNAMLEEGDIEEALSAANAVGDDAIQKKMQGQVVPDSFTHGTSQQRMDWFNRGFETGDIKQGDTFSELN
- a CDS encoding DEAD/DEAH box helicase, giving the protein MSFNSLGLSDALLKAISKKGYTTPSPIQQKAIPPVLEGKDVLASAQTGTGKTAGFTLPILQLLSQGKHLSHRPIRALILTPTRELAAQILANIKEYSEFLDIRSAVIFGGVNQNPQVAQLRQGVDILVATPGRLIDLQNQGLISLSKVEILVLDEADRMLDMGFLRDIERVMKVLPPKRQNLMFSATFSKDIKKLAMGILHHPVQVEATPENTTVDAIIQKVYPVAKEKKTELIIKLITDGNWKQILVFTRTKQGANKLTESMISAGIKAAAIHGNKGQGARTKALAGFKNGSLTALVATDIAARGLDIPLLPHVINFELPNIPEDYVHRIGRTGRAGASGEAISLFSPDETVFLRDIEKLVGLKLPKENIKGFEPDPNASTEPIKQGQGRQQRNSTPKKTTTTNSSRSGNNSFGPRRPSQNNDRRSNR
- a CDS encoding YifB family Mg chelatase-like AAA ATPase gives rise to the protein MLIKVYGSAVFGVEATTITVEVNMDKGIGYHLVGLPDNAIKESSYRIAAALKNNGYAMPGKKITINMAPADLRKEGSAYDLTLAIGILVASAQIQADEIDKYIIMGELSLDGSLQPIRGALPIAIKVKEEGFKGFFLPIQNVKEAAIVVGLDVYGVSNVQEVIDFFEGKGILEPTTIDTRAEFYKTLDFPEFDFSDVKGQESIKRCMEIAAAGGHNIILIGPPGAGKTMLAKRLPSILPPMTLREALETTKIHSVAGKLKEVGLMNQRPFRSPHHTISNVALVGGGSYPQPGEISMAHNGVLFLDELPEFKRDVLEVMRQPLEDREVTISRAKFTVTYPSSFMLVASMNPSPSGFFNDPDSPQTSSPHEMQRYLSKISGPLLDRIDIHIEVTPVPFEKLSDDRKAESSVDIRKRVTSAREIQSKRFEEMDHIHYNAQMNTKHIREYCALDDASKELLKTAMERLNLSARAYDRILKVARTIADLDAAPDVVSGHIAEAIQYRSLDRDGWLG
- a CDS encoding Gfo/Idh/MocA family protein, coding for MGNGSNIKWGIVGLGHIAEQFAAELQLVESAELCAVASRNLDKALGFANRFECQKAYGSYDELFQDASIDILYIATPHDSHAALTIKALQNNKHVLCEKPIALHYQDAFQMIDTAKQYNKFFMEAFWTRFNPSVREALLHVQNGLIGEVKYVNADFAFAVKNLEGNRMTDIKLGGGSLMDVGVYPLFLAYLILGIPKEIVAKSNFHSSGADLQTSIILQYESAQAILHSSFLSSSNLKASISGTEGRINLNSPWFMTESYTLIQDDHKEKFKRPTLGKGYTYEIEECHACIRAGRIESDLWSHQNSLDLIAIVDEVRKQIGLVYS
- a CDS encoding carboxypeptidase-like regulatory domain-containing protein — encoded protein: MKPHHLFLSIALLASACIFGQATNIRGQVINQQKVPLVSANVDLYVYDGAKPVGNQWVLRNSTITDSYGFYFFNAVPVGSYTVWVNKSRSYNITVTVIAKNLSYQDVPQFIF
- a CDS encoding GNAT family N-acetyltransferase; this encodes MKYTLQGQETERLQFRFLQIEDFDVWIKLFEDTEVCRFLGVDKIETPNERCRLWFEMTLERYKKDLGGANVLLDKATNKIIGQSGLIVREIEGKQEIEIAYSILPEYRNKGFASESTKKCKDFAFENNFSQSLISIINTENCNSEKVAQKNGMKNDKTIEYNGMLVNIYRIDIAEWENK
- a CDS encoding outer membrane beta-barrel protein encodes the protein MKVKLIIICLIITQAGFSQQIEFGANVGYGFTNIANSRITEGRAVIGNALWNINEGISIVYYFNNPHKSPTNGIHFEFLNSQRGSKSDKFSDAEYNFNSKSFNLNYRRAGSLGNNFGIYADLGFGYNKLDNENIYKGSENELIAFEKINEPLVIKNNEVTFLYAIGIDKLILKDNFVIFLEFNGDAGISKINLNSGSYRTQSMGFSTGFRYLIKLKKVK
- a CDS encoding putative quinol monooxygenase yields the protein MKIFKSINKAEARQTKLLTTVIIILTLSFSNNTMAQEKNQMVRLAKINVDPLQLDKYNSALKEQMITAVRLEPGVLTYYAVADKDDPSHITILEIYADTAAYQAHITTSHFKKYKETVKNMVKSLELVDVNLIASAKKSGS
- a CDS encoding VOC family protein, translated to METKTIWANLASSDLDRTTRFYTELGFKTNGNRTEELTSFLFGKGNFVIHFFAKARFESSIKSEMANLEKQNEIIFSISAASPEEVDQWYLKVKEAGGKIYSEPEKFEKGYTFGFADPDGHKFNFLYWPGM